One Euphorbia lathyris chromosome 1, ddEupLath1.1, whole genome shotgun sequence DNA segment encodes these proteins:
- the LOC136208495 gene encoding UDP-glycosyltransferase 83A1-like produces MRRTHVLAVPYPLQGHVIPLMELSKRLVQQGFIRVTFVNTEHNHKRVLNALTEKDDLGEITLVSIPDGLQPSEDRNDLAKLAKATFQVVPGELEELINRINANSSEDEKIKCLIADWGMGWVFEVSEKMKIRRAAFWTPPAAILTPIISIQKLIDDQVIDNDGTPLNNEIIQLAPGLPTMNTTNFLWCCLHDLNRQKFVFNRVIEIDKALKETDFILCNSAYDLEPGAFSFDPRLVPIGPLLASNRLGESGGSFWEEDSSCLKWLDQQPPKSVIYVAFGSLTVFDRAQFQELALGLELTRRPFLWVVRPDITKEENAFPEGFKERVKNLGRMVDWTPQQKVLAHPSIACFLTHCGWNSTMEGVGNGVPLLCWPNFADQFMNETYICDVWKVGLKFDKDKQGIITRDEIRNKVEEVFTDEKLKERSSELKETAIESVGEGGYSHKSLRNFMEWFKG; encoded by the exons ATGAGGAGAACGCATGTTTTAGCCGTTCCTTATCCATTACAAGGTCATGTGATTCCTCTAATGGAGCTCTCAAAACGCTTGGTACAACAAGGGTTCATTAGAGTTACATTTGTGAATACAGAGCATAACCACAAAAGGGTGTTGAATGCATTGACAGAAAAGGATGATCTTGGCGAAATAACTCTAGTTTCAATCCCAGATGGATTGCAACCCTCTGAGGATAGGAACGATTTAGCCAAGTTAGCAAAAGCAACTTTCCAGGTTGTGCCTGGCGAACTGGAGGAGCTCATAAACAGAATCAATGCTAATTCATCAGAAGATGAAAAAATCAAATGTTTGATTGCTGATTGGGGAATGGGGTGGGTTTTTGAAGTCTCGGAGAAGATGAAAATCCGCAGAGCTGCCTTCTGGACTCCTCCGGCTGCTATACTAACCCCAATAATTAGCATCCAGAAACTCATTGATGATCAAGTCATTGACAATGATG GAACTCCACTGAACAATGAGATTATTCAGCTGGCTCCGGGTTTGCCTACCATGAATACTACAAACTTTTTATGGTGCTGCCTTCACGATTTGAATAGACAGAAATTCGTGTTCAATCGTGTGATTGAAATTGACAAGGCACTCAAAGAGACAGACTTTATACTCTGCAACTCAGCATACGACCTCGAGCCAGGAGCATTCAGCTTTGACCCACGACTGGTTCCAATAGGACCACTTCTGGCAAGTAACCGGTTAGGAGAATCAGGTGGATCCTTCTGGGAAGAAGATTCAAGTTGTTTGAAATGGTTAGACCAACAACCACCAAAATCAGTAATTTATGTTGCATTTGGAAGCCTAACTGTTTTTGACAGAGCTCAATTCCAAGAATTAGCACTGGGACTTGAACTCACTCGCAGACCATTTTTATGGGTTGTGAGGCCTGATATTACAAAAGAGGAAAATGCATTTCCTGAAGGATTTAAAGAGAGAGTAAAAAACCTCGGGCGTATGGTTGATTGGACACCTCAACAAAAGGTTCTGGCACACCCTTCTATTGCTTGCTTCCTGACTCATTGCGGTTGGAATTCGACTATGGAAGGTGTAGGAAATGGGGTTCCTTTACTGTGTTGGCCAAACTTTGCTGACCAATTTATGAATGAGACATACATTTGCGATGTTTGGAAAGTGGGATTGAAGTTTGATAAGGACAAACAAGGTATCATCACCCGAGATGAGATTAGGAATAAGGTCGAGGAAGTTTTTACTGATGAAAAATTAAAGGAAAGGTCTTCAGAACTGAAGGAGACAGCTATAGAAAGTGTTGGGGAAGGAGGTTATTCTCACAAGTCTTTGAGGAATTTCATGGAATGGTTTAAGGGTTAG
- the LOC136208486 gene encoding UDP-glycosyltransferase 83A1-like — protein MQLINKSRFSDTEKLETTNMSRPHILAIPYPAQGHVLPLMELSQCLAKHGFRITFVNTDYIHEKVLNALPEKYCIEDHINLVSIPDGLEPWEDRNELGKLTESLFTFVPGKLEELIHKMNASEDDKISCVITDQNNGWAVDVATKMNIRCATFWPAAAASLTLLFEVPKLIDDGIIDNDGTPLKNQNIQLAPEMPVFSTEKFLLTCKGDEIMGRIFFDVVEKNIKAAKLADWVICNSAYDLEPGAFTLAPKILPIGPLLASSRNGNSAGCFWKEDTNCLKWLDQQPPNSVIYVAFGSITIFNNTQFQELALGLELTGKPFLWVVRPGLTKETNVYPQGYEERVGTHGKIVEWAPQQKVLSHPSVGCFMSHCGWNSTMEGVANGVPFLCWPYFSDQHTNESYICDVWKVGLNFNPNEFGIISREEIKNKVELVLTDKNIRERTEELKEIAKKSVGECGHSKKNFSNFIQGLSI, from the exons ATGCAGTTAATAAATAAATCTAGGTTCTCAGACACAGAGAAGCTAGAAACAACAAATATGAGCAGACCACATATTCTAGCCATACCTTATCCAGCACAAGGGCATGTGCTTCCTTTGATGGAGCTATCTCAATGCTTAGCCAAACATGGTTTCAGAATCACATTTGTCAACACTGATTATATTCATGAGAAGGTCTTAAATGCATTACCAGAGAAGTATTGTATTGAGGATCACATTAATCTTGTTTCAATCCCAGATGGATTGGAACCGTGGGAGGATAGAAATGAACTTGGGAAGTTAACAGAATCACTTTTCACTTTTGTTCCCGGAAAGCTAGAGGAACTTATTCACAAGATGAATGCATCAGAAGATGATAAGATTTCTTGTGTCATTACAGATCAGAATAATGGATGGGCTGTTGATGTAGCAACGAAGATGAATATCCGTTGCGCCACCTTCTGGCCTGCAGCTGCTGCCTCGCTTACCCTCTTATTTGAAGTGCCTAAGTTAATTGATGATGGAATCATTGACAACGATG GAACTCCACTGAAGAACCAGAACATTCAATTGGCTCCAGAAATGCCTGTATTCAGCACTGAAAAATTTCTATTGACATGTAAGGGTGATGAGATCATGGGAAGAATTTTCTTTGATGTTGTAGAAAAGAACATCAAGGCTGCAAAATTGGCAGATTGGGTAATTTGCAATTCAGCATATGATCTTGAGCCAGGAGCATTCACATTGGCCCCAAAGATTCTACCAATAGGACCACTTCTAGCAAGCAGTCGAAATGGAAATTCAGCAGGATGCTTTTGGAAAGAAGACACAAATTGTTTGAAATGGCTGGACCAACAACCACCAAATTCAGTCATATATGTTGCATTCGGCAGCATCACTATTTTCAACAACACTCAATTCCAAGAATTAGCTCTGGGGCTTGAACTAACTGGAAAGCCGTTCCTGTGGGTCGTAAGGCCAGGTCTTACCAAAGAGACAAATGTGTATCCTCAAGGATATGAAGAGAGAGTTGGAACTCATGGAAAAATTGTGGAATGGGCACCTCAGCAGAAAGTTTTGAGTCACCCTTCTGTGGGATGTTTTATGAGCCATTGTGGATGGAATTCTACCATGGAAGGTGTGGCTAATGGGGTCCCTTTCTTGTGCTGGCCATACTTTTCAGACCAGCACACTAATGAGAGCTATATATGTGATGTGTGGAAGGTGGGATTGAATTTTAACCCTAATGAATTTGGGATTATCAGCCGAGAAGAAATCAAGAATAAGGTAGAGCTGGTTTTAACTGACAAAAATATTAGGGAAAGGACTGAAGAACTTAAAGAAATAGCCAAGAAAAGTGTTGGAGAATGTGGTCATTCCAAAAAGAATTTCAGTAATTTCATTCAGGGGTTGAGTATTTAA
- the LOC136212131 gene encoding UDP-glycosyltransferase 83A1-like, with protein sequence MERRPHIVAMPYPAQGHVLPMMELSLSLVKHGLRITFVNTYYSQQRVLNALLEKDYIGDYINLVSIPDGMEAWEDRNDFAKLYKSLSRVAAGNLEELIHRINAIKDDKITCIISETFLDWAFEVGEKIKIRKVAFWPASATLLTQLLSVNKLIDDGIIDSKGTSSKIQNIQLAPDMPSTSTTNFLWLNSEDEIRRRTAFDNVKKNNKTVTLADRTICNSAYDLEAGAFTLFPKILPIGPLLASSRNGNSAGCFWLEDTNCLKWLDQQPLKSVIYVAFGSITTFDETQFQELALGLELTGKPFLLVVRPGITKETNVYPHGFEERVGNRGKIVEWAPQQKVLSHPSVGCFLSHCGWNSTMEGVANGVPFLCWPYFADQPLNESYICDVWKVGLNFEHDEFGIINHEEIKNKVDLVLSDKNIRERIDELKEVAMKSVGECGHSKKMFSNFVQWLN encoded by the exons ATGGAGAGACGCCCACATATTGTAGCCATGCCTTATCCAGCACAAGGACATGTCCTTCCCATGATGGAGCTTTCACTAAGCTTGGTTAAACATGGACTCAGAATCACTTTTGTAAACACATATTATTCTCAACAGAGGGTCTTAAATGCGTTGCTAGAGAAGGATTATATTGGGGATTATATCAATCTTGTTTCAATCCCAGATGGAATGGAAGCATGGGAGGATAGAAATGACTTTGCAAAGTTATACAAGTCACTTTCTAGAGTGGCTGCAGGAAATCTGGAGGAGCTTATTCACAGAATTAATGCAATAAAAGATGATAAGATTACTTGTATCATTTCTGAGACTTTTCTTGACTGGGCTTTTGAAGTAGGAGAGAAAATTAAAATACGAAAAGTTGCATTCTGGCCTGCATCTGCTACCTTGCTTACCCAGTTACTTAGCGTCAATAAGTTAATTGATGATGGAATCATTGACAGCAAAG GAACTTCATCGAAGATTCAGAATATTCAATTGGCTCCAGATATGCCTTCCACGAGCACCACAAATTTTCTATGGCTAAATTCTGAAGATGAGATCAGAAGAAGAACAGCATTTGATAATGTAAAAAAGAACAACAAGACTGTAACATTGGCAGACAGGACAATATGCAACTCAGCATATGATCTTGAGGCAGGAGCATTTACTTTGTTCCCAAAGATTCTACCAATAGGACCACTTCTAGCAAGCAGTCGTAATGGAAATTCAGCAGGATGCTTCTGGCTGGAAGATACAAATTGTTTGAAATGGCTAGATCAACAACCGTTAAAGTCAGtgatatatgttgcatttggcAGCATCACTACTtttgatgaaactcaattccaAGAATTAGCACTGGGACTTGAACTCACCGGTAAGCCGTTTTTGTTGGTCGTAAGACCAGGTATTACTAAAGAGACAAATGTGTATCCTCATGGATTTGAAGAGAGAGTTGGAAATCGAGGGAAAATTGTAGAATGGGCACCTCAACAGAAGGTTCTGAGTCACCCTTCTGTGGGGTGCTTTTTGAGCCATTGTGGTTGGAATTCTACTATGGAAGGTGTGGCTAATGGGGTGCCTTTCTTGTGCTGGCCATACTTTGCTGACCAGCCCCTTAATGAGAGCTATATTTGTGATGTGTGGAAGGTGGGATTGAATTTTGAGCATGATGAATTTGGGATCATCAACCATGAAGAAATCAAGAATAAGGTGGACCTGGTTTTGAGTGACAAAAATATTAGGGAAAGGATTGACGAACTTAAAGAAGTAGCCATGAAAAGTGTTGGAGAATGTGGTCATTCCAAAAAGATGTTCAGTAATTTTGTTCAATGGTTGAACTGA